The Metallosphaera hakonensis JCM 8857 = DSM 7519 genome includes the window GAATACCCCAGGCGTAAGTTATGCTGGTTACAGTGTGGTAAAAGTCCCCCCATCCAACGAAGAAACGATCTACGTACCCCCTTATGTAGATAACGCCCAAAAATATGCCACGACCAAGTTAGAGGCTGAACTTGGAAACCAACTATCGGAGCAGGTAGATATGACGGATGTAGAGTGGTCAGCTATAGATGGCGAAATAGAAGTTTATAACCCTTCGGGAGGCTATGTAGCCCGGCTAGATTTTCACAGTGCAGGGGATACGGTGATAGAGCCCATCTTTCAAGACTGACAGTTATACTGATGTATACGACTCCTTTAAAGTCAAGAACTCTTTTTTGACAGTTGTGAAGAGGCTCTATTGTACTGAAGACCGTGTTGAGGAGGAAGCTCCTCTGTGCGACAAGATCTTAGTGCTCAATGGTTTTGACACCAAGATTCCTGAACTATACGGGGTTAAACGCAGGGGAAATTTTCTGGAAGAGGCTTTTTGGATCCACCCTGCCGGAAATAAGGACGGTAAGTGGTGGTTTTTCGTTAGTTGGAACAATACCGTAATCCAAATGGTTTGCAACCTCTTCTACACCAAGGACGTAGAATGGGCCAGAAATTTGTGGGCTGAGATGAATGAGGTGAACGACATGCACCAAAACATACAGTATTACGTACATGAAGCCCTAGCATCTGGTGACCTGGAAAACGCAGAAAAGATACTACTGAAATATGATAAGATGCGATCTTGGAATGAAATATGGAAAGAGTTGCGTGATAATTACGTAGTCCAATGTGAAGATAAGGGGAGGATAAACGTTATCTATACGTTTAAGGATCATAGTGGTTACCCCATGATAGGGCCTTATCCCGTGATGGATCAGATAGCTAGCTATCTAGCCCGCCTGAAGAGGACGTTATATCGCGACCATGAAGAGGTACCACTGAGGGAACTCTTCGGTGAATCAACAACGGATGAGGATCTACTGAGGAAGATAGAAAGTACAGTGATGTCCAGTGAGGAGTTTACCCTAGCCTACGGAACCAAGGTGGATAAGGAGGAAATCATAAAACATGATCGAGCAAAGATTACAATACTCCATCATTGGGACTTCAAGGACTGTAAGAGGGAGGAGTGCCCAAACCTGCTGGAGTCCTTGAAACAGGGGAATCCCTTGTGGGTAAAGCCGGTCTCTGAGTTCCACTAGTCTGAAAGGCCTTTAGGGAGTCCCTTTAGAGGCACAACATAGCGTTGCCTGGTTGATCCCCCCCCCTTCTTTAAAACCCTTTTGACTTCGGCCCGCTAATGAAGAGACTACCTATCCTAATGGCGACGTTAAGGATCCTGGGAATCTTGGCAATATTCATAGCACCATTCAGCGTACACGGAATGATCCCTGCACCTCCTGGAGGAGGAGGTCCAGGTACCACATGGTATGCGTACGAAGTGGTCAATAAAAATACGGGCGTAGATGAGATGATAGTCAATGTTACTATCACGGTTACTCAAATATCTTCTACGGAGTATCAAGTTAGCAACGTAGTGATCACCTTAACCTATAAGGATAGTGCAGAGGTGGTGAATACTGCAAAATCTTACAAGATACTATACCAGGACACGGCCAACCCTGAAGTTCTAGTAATAGCTAATGTCACTTATATAGTTCCTTACGTATCTACTGACATCTACAACTCCACTGCACTTATCCAACCCCTTCTGGTCAATGGGAACCTAAACGCGAGCCATATTAGTACAGTTTATGTGAACGGAGTGCCAGAAACTACGACTCATGAAGTGAATGGAGTGACTTTACCTGCTGGTTCCCTTGTTGTAGTACAAATACAATAAAGTCAATCCTTTTTTTACTATTGTTCTCATGTGGCCGTTCAGTCCCAGTTGGACCAGGAGTATGAGAGTTGTAGCCAGAGGGACTGCCACGATCGAGGGAAGCGGTAAAAGAATACAAGAGCCGATCAGTAGGACCACAACGTTAATCAGTAATTCCCTAGGGCCTATTGATATAGAGAGCTCTCTTCCCACAATCCTCGTCAAAAGGATGGACATAATCACTGAACTTACGAGGAAAGTTAGCGGTACGATTATCAATATCGTGGGTGTGGACAAAGAACGTGGCAGGAGGAAGGGAATACTTAGGGAGCTCGTACTTAGAACAAGGTAGAATAGCTCTACCCTCACGGTTATGGAGTTGAGGCTCCCGCTTTCGTAGCTGAGGGAGGGATCGGTACCTAGCATCGCGTTGAAAAGGATACCGTAAATTCCCCTCACGTAATTCGCTACACTCAATATCAAAAGGGGATAGACCGCGATGAGGTAGTCCTGCCTAAAGAGGCTCAGGAAAGCGAAGCCGAACACGACGGACAGAGAAGTGATGGTGGAGCCTATGGTGAGGTAGGACCTCAGGATGGGGTTGACGTGGTGAGTCCCCTCCTTCACAGCCGAGAAGGTAGCTACGTTAAGGGAGGAGGGCCACGTAGAAGGGATAGAAAGTTGTTGAGCCATCCCGTAAAGAGCCTCTGCGTTGGCGTGTAGGGACTCCATAATGACGTTGGAAAGACCCTCAAAGAAGACCCTCACGTTCCTGACGGATAGCATAAGAGATTTAACTATAAGGGAAGCTGGATTTCCTGTCAGTGCTAAGTTCAACTTTACGTATCTCAGAAGATAAACGCACTGAAGCAAGTAGGCAAGGATGTAAGTCATGAAGATGCCGTCCAGGTAGAAGAACTTGATTAGGAGGATCCCTAGTCCAACCTTTCCCACATTGAATATCAACTGGGATAGCCCGGACCTAGCCGGTCTCTTCCCAATCGCAACATTATTCACGAGAGCGTAGATCGAGAAGACCACCAAGTAGATGGAGGAAAGAAGCCTCAATTCCAAACTCAAGTCAAGTAGCCAGAGTAAGGGAAGCTCCAAAGACAATAGGACGGTTTCCAGGATCACCGCGTACCCCACCGGTTTCCCCTCTGCAGAGTACCTCGAAATTAGCCCAGAGACCGAACCCAGGGGTATACTCATTAACCCTAAGATCCCTGCAGAGAGGAAAGTCCAACGTGCGTAGTCTTCCTGCGGGACAGATGATACTAAGTAGAGGAAAGTCAGGGACAGAGGTAGGGACAGTATCCTGGCGGAAAGGTTCACCAGGCCCACTAGTACGGGCCTCATGGCCACTAGATATATCTTTTCGGTTATTATTCGTTTTCGTCACGATAGACAGGCTATCCTTATACACCATAACCCCCTATCCTCCATAGTCCAATATCTACCACTTACGATTCCGTAACTGGCTACTACTTCCAATGGAGGCAGGGGAGCGTGGGAACATATACCGATTCGCTGAGTACTGAGTTGTACGCAAACTTATACTTCTACTTCTCTGCAACAGGTCTGTACTACGACACCATCTAGTCGAGTTAGGATAAAAGTTAATTTAGTTTTTTTCTTGTTCTCTTCCCATGAGATTGGATAGGCTCACCGCCTTGGCCTTGATATGGACTGGGATAGTAGAGGCTTTACTATACGTAGAGTGGTTAAGAGGGGAGTGGATGTCGACACATTGCTTTTATGGCGTCGACCCAGCGGCGCCTCCAATATACATTAACCAAACTACGGGAAAATTCATCTTTCCCCACATATCCCCGCCTCCTCTTTACGTCACTCACTACTCTGATATAGTGATATTATTCGTCATAGTAGGGATGGTCCTATCTACCCTAGTCACTTGGAGGTTGAAGTCCTGGGTGAACCTTTCCCTAACCTCGTTCCTCCCCTCCCTCTTCACCCTCTCTCTGACCTACCTCTTCCTCCCCTACACTTGGAGTGCTGTGCTTGTGCCAGTCTCGTCCCTCCTCCTATCACGCGTGAGGTCGAGGTACTCCCCATTGGTCATGCTGGAGGGGGCCGACCTCCTAGAGAGCTCCTACCTCTGGATCAGGGAGGGGCCCAGGGTGGAGGCGAACCCCATCCTCTACCCCATCCTAGACCACTATTCCCTGGCCCTCCCCCTAGCCGTCACGATCAAGCTGGTCATAGTTGTAACCGTGATCCTGGGGTTGGAGTACCTGAGGAAGTTCAACCCCAGGGGCTCAACCTATATCCTGGTGGGAGTGACGCTCTTTCAGGCCTTCGTTAATGTGAACAACCTCCTGGCCCTCCTTTCCTACTCAGGGTGGAGGGTGTAGTTTAGGGAGTCCCTTTAGAAGCACAACATAGCGTTTTTTTACTTCCTTATACCTAATTGTCCATATGGTTGTAATCATAAACTCTACTAACGTCTCGCTCCCTGCGTTTGGTCCTGATCCAGAGGTAAGTGTAGGGGCGACAAGTTACACCCCTTGGTGGGCGATCCTAGCTCCTACCCTGATCTTTCTAGCCGGGGTAATAGCGATAGGCGTAACGCTCTACTTCTCACCCTACAGGAAAACCCTGTCCAGGCTCTTCAGGTTCAGGAAGTGACCTTTTAAAAACCCTACCTTCGCCAGGCCCTTAATGAGTAAGGATGAAATATTTCAACACCTCATGAAGAAGCACAAAATAGCGTTGCCCAGTTAAACCCCCTTCTTTAAAACCCTTTTGGCTTCGGCCCGCTAATGAAGAGACTTCCAATCTCAATAACGACGGGCCTAATGTTGCTGTTCCTATTAAGTGCCGTAAGTCCTGCACTAATGACCTCAGCCCAAACTACAAATACTTGGGTAGTCGCATTCTACCCAGCGTCCTATCCTTCAGGAACCTCTTCATCTAGCTATAACAGGATCTTCGTAAACTTCACACTACCGTGGGAATACGTCTACTCATCTTCGGGATACGCAGGATTCGTGCTAACTGTAACTGTCCCAGCGTTATACTATAATGCATTTACTAACACATGGACAAATACAAGCGTAGCGTTACAAGTAACAGTAGATCCTATAGACCAGGGTTATGGACAGGTCATTACTTATCAAGTATGGCTACCGAACCAATTAGTTTACTATACCACTAATTCATCTTATCCTGGTTCAACGCCTATACCTGCAGGTGCAGAAGTTGAAATGATTGGAGTGAGTCCTGCCTCTAATACATATAATCATCAAGCTAGCTTAGCAGTCTATTACATATACAACGGCCAGCTCTATTTTGCATCAGACATGTACTTTCCCTCCACATACACCGACAGCTACGGTGATAAACTCGTCATTCCTTCATATGTATCCTTCTCTTCTAACAATGGAGGTACTAATCCATCCTTCGCTTTTGAAGGTACTACCAATAGTCTACCCAGCGGGACCTGGAGTATCCAATGGACTGGTATGCAGATAAACGGAAAGAATGTTTTATCCTTCAATGCTGTTGCAGGTGATTCACAGGCAACTGGTGTAGGTGGAACTGCTTCTGTTCCGTCAGGGTTAGTAGAGAGCGGAATGACCCTTTATCAAGGTGCAAGCACATTCGCTTATTTCAGTATGGGATCGACTTCAGCTTTCAATGGGCTCAGCTACACTCAACTATCCGAAGGTCAATCCTATCAGAATATTCAGTTCCTGAACCAAGAGACCAGCTTCGTCAATATCCCGTATTAGGCCCGTCTATGGAAAATCTTTTTTAATAATCATATTAATAGTGAGCTAATATGTTTCCCATGAATACGACAACCTACTCCAATCAATGGGTTAATGTTACAGGACCGTTTTTGTCCTCAGGAGGATACAATCCCATTCCGCCACCACCCTGGTACGTTACCCATTGGCCAGAACTGGTCGTCCTGGCCCTCACTGCGGTTACTGTATTGGCTTCGCTCACGATCCCTGAGGTTAGATACCTGGCCTTCAAGTTCTTGAAGAGGGAAAGGGCTTGAACTCAAGGTGGCTCTGGGTAACCCTGGTCCTGCTCAACGCCCTAGACCTCTTCTTCAGCTCTGCGGGCTGGTTGAACTTTTACGGTGAGGGTAATCCGATCTTGGGCCCCCTCTACCAGGCCTTCCTCTACCAGGGAATGCCCTTCCCATTCCTGTTGTTGGGAACCACTGACGTGAAGGTACTGACTCTCGTGGGGGCCTACTGGTTCAAGAGGTACGTCGAGAGGTGGGAGCCTAAGGCTGGGAACCTACTCCTATTCCTCCTCAACCTGGGTTACCTCCTCGTCATAGTGAACGACCTCCTGGCCCTCTTTTCTTCAGGGTGGAGCCTGTAGTTTAGGGAGTCCCTTTAGAAGCACAACATAGCGTTGCCGGGGTGAAAAAGACGTCGATGAGGATCTTCGAGGCACTGTGGAGGGCGTTATGGGTCCTCCTCATCCTAGCTAACGTTTACGACCTGGTCTTTTCCGCGGTGGCATGGAAGATGGGTCACGGGTTGATCGAGGAAAATTTCTTTGTGTCGATTTTTCAATATTACGGCGGAATAAACATTCCGTTCGATTTGGAGCTGATGACCATGATAGGAGTTAAACTCCTCTTCTTCACTGGAATCTACTGGTATACAAAACTATTCGACCTATTGAAGGCAAGCAAATACAAGTGGACCGCGTTGATACCGTTCATAGCCATATCGATTTTTGTGGACGTGGCGGATACCTTCATCTTCTTCCATATCCCCCTCCCTGGCCCGACGACACCCGCCACCGGGCCCTCCTTTTAAAAGATGTGGGTTGAATGATACCCTTTAACGTGACCAACGAGACGCTTCCGGTATACGTCAATGTCACGAACCTAAATGCCACCACAATCCCGCCCCCAATCCCTCCCACGCCCTGGTACATCTACATAATTCCGGAGCTAGTCCTAACCGCTGGGATAGTAGCCACTGCACTGACCTTCTACTTTTCCCCGGGACTGAGAAACAGCTTCAGAACTTTCTTCAATAGGCTCCGCAAGTGACCTTTTAAAAACTCCTTCTTCCTCCACGCCTTGATGAGAGGGGCGAGATATTTCAACACCTCATGAAGAAGCACAACATAGCGTTGCCTGGTTAAACCTCGGATCCCCCCTTCTTTAAAACCCTTTTGACTTCGGCCCGCTAATGAAGAGACTTCCAATCTCAATAACGACGGGCCTAATGTTGCTGTTCCTTTTATCTCAGGTAACAGGAACGCTAGGAGCACAGATATACAATCCGCCTGGAGGTAGTGGGGGAGGAATAGTAGCCTATTCTACCATATATAGTAACGATGCAGGATACGCATATAACCTTTCTAGCGTCACGTGGTTTAGTGCAATACTTAATCTAACTGGGATATTCAAGTACAACTCCTCTGAAGGTGGTTTTCAAGAGGCGGCATTCTACACTGCTCTAGGTCAATACTTCAGTAACGGTACAGTTTCTTACGTTCAACCAGTGATAGTATTCTTTAGTAATGGGGCGGATACCGGACTTGCCTGGTTTGTCCAAGAGATCCAAGACGGGCATTTGAAGTATAGCGAAAATGAAACCTTCTTGTCAGCACCGAGTTACTTCCTGGAGTTAGGGAATTATCTCATCAACTTGACCATCTCGGCAACACTGAATAGTGAAAACGAGATAACTCAGGTTCATGTCGTCATCATAGGTCTCTTTAGTGACCACACACATGTTGATCAAACGATAAATCTACCAGTCCCTATACCTGATCAACACGTCTTCATGGAGGTCGAAGATCCTCTCAATTCACAATATAAGCCGTTCCCCTTCCCCCTGATACCTAGTAATAATTACCTCTTCATAAATGGCACGGCAATTCAATACGGGGTTCCCATATCCGTTCCCTACGGTTACGCTGAGGAGTTCGTGATGAGTACTGCTCACGCTTATGCTTACCCTACTGTCACTCAACTACCCGATTACCAACTAGTACAGGGCTTCCAGTACGTTAGTATTTCCAGTAAGTATTCGACCTAGACATCTCTTGTTCCAAGCTGAGAACTTGTCGGAAACACTAGTCTGGTAGACGGATGTAGCCAAAAACTTGATTTAGACAAGACATTTTTTCTACCCATGAGAAGAGCTGTCTTTCTCGGGATACTCGTGGGTGTGCTCGTGTTAGCCGGAGCGCTCCTGAACGTCAATTACCTGTTACCTTCTCGCGCATCAACGGGAACCTTCCTGACAGTCTACAACGGTTCCGCACTTGTCCTGAGGGAATCCGAGTCCCTGGGGAACATAACGGTCTACATGAGAGTGGTCAATGAGTCGGGTCCCAACGCGTCCGTGTTTGCCGTTGCTCGTTGGACCAACGGCTCGCTCATGTTCTATGGTGACGTTTACCCGGTTCTATTACGATTCCTTGACAACATATCGGAATATCAGCCTGGGATGACATTTCACTATGTGGTACTGAACATATCCGGCGTACCCGTCTATCAAGGGACGGACGAATTTCTGTTGAGCTGGATTGGAAGTTCTGAATCCGACCATTTGGTGTACTATATCTCTATTAATAAATGTGTACACGCCCCTGATCCCGCACTTGAGGTCATCTTCGCCATAATCAATGTGACCTTTAATCAACTCGGGTTCCGAGGTAACGTGGTCCAGCACGTGGTTCACTATCCAGGCGTCGGTATTGTCGCCGATTCCGCAGTTCAATTATGTTTTAATGGTACTAGTCCTTTCCATAACGTATCCGTAAACGATCCTGTTCCTTCCCATGACGTCTTCCTTGAAGGAGCCTTACCCTTGATAGTCCTCAGTGCAATCTCGCTGACCTCCTTGGCCCTAACGCTCTACTTCTCACCCTACAGGAAAACCCTGTCCAGGCTCTTCAGGTTCAGGAAGTGACCTTTTAAAAACCCCTTCTTCCTCCACGCCTTAATGAGAGGGGCGAGATATTTCAACACCTCATGAAGAAGCACAACATAGCGTTGCCCGGTTAAGCCTCTGGATCCCACTCCTTTCAGACTGCTCAGAACGTTCGGTTCCTGAACCAAGAGACCAGCTTCATCAACATCCCGTACTAGGCCCGTCTATGGAAAATCTTTTTTAATTCTTTCTTTATCAATTTTTCTCATATGACCTTTCAGAACATTACCAATTTCAATTCGACGTCGACTACAAACTCGTGTCTTAAGATTGGTTTCTTTTGTACCCAATGTTCTTTTCCTCAATCGCCCTGGTACGTTACCCATTGGCCAGAACTGGTGGTCCTGGCCCTCACTGCGGTTACTGTATTGGCTTCGCTCACGATCCCTGAGGTTAGATACCTGGCCTTCAAGTTCTTGAAGAGGGAAAGGGCTTGAACTCAAGGTGGCTCTGGGTAACCCTGGTCCTGCTCAACGCCCTAGACCTCTTCTTCAGCTCTGTGGGCTGGTTGAACTTTTACGGTGAGGGTAATCCGATCTTGGCCCCCCTCTACCAGGGAATGCCCTTCCCATTCCTGTTGTTGGGAACCACTGACGTGAAGGTACTGACTCTCGTGGGGGCCTACTGGTTCAAGAGGTACGTCGAGAGGTGGGAGCCTAAGGCTGGGAACCTACTCCTATTCCTCCTCAACCTGGGTTACCTCCTCGTCATAGTGAACGACCTCCTGGCCCTCTTTTCTTCAGGGTGGAGCCTGTAGTTTAGGGAGTCCCTTTAGAAGCACAACATAGCTTTGCCGGGGTGAACCAGGTATGGACAAGGAAAAACT containing:
- a CDS encoding DUF5658 family protein, coding for MNSRWLWVTLVLLNALDLFFSSVGWLNFYGEGNPILAPLYQGMPFPFLLLGTTDVKVLTLVGAYWFKRYVERWEPKAGNLLLFLLNLGYLLVIVNDLLALFSSGWSL